The sequence ACGGATCTCAACGCCCTCGCCGTGTTCGCGCTGGTGGCGCAGCAGCGGAGCTTCCGTGCGGCCGCCGACCGCCTCGGCGTCACCCGCTCGGCGGTGAGCCAGACCATCGGACGGCTGGAGGCGACGATGGGGCTCGCCCTGGTGCGCCGCACCACCCGCAGCGTCAGCCTCACCGAGGCCGGCGAGCGGCTGCATGCCGCGCTGGCCCCGGCACTGGCGGAGATCGAGGCGGCGGTTGAGAGCACCGGCGATCACGCCAGCGCGCCGCGTGGCCAGCTCCGGCTCGCCGTCTCCTCCATCGCCGAGCGCTTTCTCGCCGGCCCGCTGCTGGCGGGATTCGCCGATGCCCATCCTGCGGTGCAGCTCGATGTGACGGTGACGGATGAGGAGTTCGACATCGTCGCCGAAGGCTTCGACGCCGGCGTGCGGCTCGGCGAGGTGATCGAGCAGGACATGATCGCCGTGCCGGTCTCCGCCGAACAGCGGCAGATCGTGGTTGCCGCCCCGGACTATCTCGCGCGCGCCGGTGCGCCGGCGCATCCGCGGGAGCTGGCCAGCTTCCGCTGCATCGGCTGGCGGCCGGCGCCGCAGAAGGCGCCGTATCGCTGGGAGTTCACGGAAGACGGCCGGGATTTCACCGTCGCGGTCGCGCCGGAAATCACCACCAACGACATGGCGCTGATGATCAAGCTCGCCTTGGCCGGGGGCGGTCTCACCTTCGGCATGGAGGAGACCTTCCGGCCCTACATCGCCCGTGGCGAGCTGGTGCCGCTGCTGGAGGCGTATTGCCCGCCCTTTGCAGGCTTCTATCTCTACTATCCGAGCCGCCGAAATCTCGCGCCCAAGCTGCGGGCGCTGATCGACCATCTGCGCTACAGCCAGGGCTGACGCACGCCCTGCCCGGCCCTGGCGCCGCTCAGCCGCCCTGGCGGGTGCCGGTTGCGCCCGGCGTCGCCCAGTCGGGCACGGTCCAGCCCGGCATGGTCCACATTTTCGGCGCGGACGGCGGCGGAGCGGGTTCGGCGGAAGCGGCGGCTTCCGCTCCATTCTGCCGCGCGGCCGG comes from Ancylobacter polymorphus and encodes:
- a CDS encoding LysR family transcriptional regulator translates to MPTDLNALAVFALVAQQRSFRAAADRLGVTRSAVSQTIGRLEATMGLALVRRTTRSVSLTEAGERLHAALAPALAEIEAAVESTGDHASAPRGQLRLAVSSIAERFLAGPLLAGFADAHPAVQLDVTVTDEEFDIVAEGFDAGVRLGEVIEQDMIAVPVSAEQRQIVVAAPDYLARAGAPAHPRELASFRCIGWRPAPQKAPYRWEFTEDGRDFTVAVAPEITTNDMALMIKLALAGGGLTFGMEETFRPYIARGELVPLLEAYCPPFAGFYLYYPSRRNLAPKLRALIDHLRYSQG